A stretch of DNA from Rhodoluna sp. KAS3:
CCCAGAGATTGAGCAAAATCTTGCCAAGGCTGCGGGTGAATCCGTCCAAGTTTCGTTCACGCCGGTTCTGGCCTCCCTCGAACGCGGAATTCTCGCGGTGAACACCGCCGTACTCAAGCCAGGCGTCGATTTGCTTCAAATTGTCACCGCTTACCAAGCGGCATACGGCACTGAAGCGTTCATCGAGGTCTTGCCTAGCGGTGAATTCCCAAAGACCTCAAGCATTATCGGAGAGAACAAGGCCACCATCGGCTTGGCAGTCGATGAGCACGCGAATCGCTTGATTTCGGTATGCGCAATCGACAACCTAGTAAAAGGAACCGGCGGAGCCGCGATCCAGTCGATGAACATAGCTCTTGGACTTCCGGAAACTACTGGACTAACTTCTATATCGCTTGGCCAGAACGGAGATAACTAGATGACCGTCACACATGCAAAGGGGTTCACCGCAGCCGGTGTTCACGCTGGCCTCAAAAAATCGGGCAATTTGGACTTGGCGCTAGTTGTCAACCAGGGGCCCCTGAATGCGGCCGCTGCAGTCTTTACCACCAACCGCTGTCAGGCCAATCCAATCATCTGGAGCAAGCAGGTAATCGCTGATGGCCAGGTTGCGGCAATTGTTTTGAACTCGGGTGGCGCAAACTGCTACACAGGTCCTCAGGGGTTTCAGACAACGCATTCCACTGCAGAGAAGGTTGCCGAGGTTCTCGAGGTCTCAGCAGGTGACGTATTGGTGTGCTCTACCGGTCTAATCGGCGAGCAACTCGATCGTGAAAAACTGCTCAACGGTGTGGCTGCGGCACATGCCGTACTGAGTCAAGATGCAGGGCCAAGTGCGGCTCAGGCCATCATGACTACCGACTCAGTGGCAAAGGTTGCACACCACACGAGTCCAGCTGGCTGGGCAATCGGCGGCATGGCTAAGGGTGCCGGCATGTTGGCTCCAGGGTTGGCAACCATGCTGGTCGTCATCACCACAGATGCAGTGGTTGACTCTGATGCGCTCGATCGAGCATTACGTTCTGCAACTCGCGTTTCATTCGACCGTCTAGATTCAGACGGCTGTATGTCGACCAACGACCAGGTAACTTTGATGGCTTCTGGTGCCAGCGGAGTTAGCCCAAGTGAGTCTGAATTTCAAACCGCTTTGACCGACATCTGTATGAGCCTGGCCCTCCAGCTGTTGCGTGATGCTGAGGGCTCTAGCCATGACATTGCCATCGAAGTCGTCAACGCTGCCAGTGAAGCAGATGCCGTAGAAGTCGGTCGCTCAGTGGCCAGAAACAATCTCTTCAAAGCAGCGATTTATGGAAATGACGCCAACTGGGGTCGCATCTTGGCTGCGGTAGGTGTGACAAGTGCCGAGTTTGATCCGTATGACATCGATGTCGACATCAACGGTGTCAGCGTTTCACGCAAGGGACAGCCAGACCAGCCTCGTGAATTAGTTGACCTGACACCTCGTGAAGTTGCCATAAAAATCTCA
This window harbors:
- the argJ gene encoding bifunctional glutamate N-acetyltransferase/amino-acid acetyltransferase ArgJ, with the protein product MTVTHAKGFTAAGVHAGLKKSGNLDLALVVNQGPLNAAAAVFTTNRCQANPIIWSKQVIADGQVAAIVLNSGGANCYTGPQGFQTTHSTAEKVAEVLEVSAGDVLVCSTGLIGEQLDREKLLNGVAAAHAVLSQDAGPSAAQAIMTTDSVAKVAHHTSPAGWAIGGMAKGAGMLAPGLATMLVVITTDAVVDSDALDRALRSATRVSFDRLDSDGCMSTNDQVTLMASGASGVSPSESEFQTALTDICMSLALQLLRDAEGSSHDIAIEVVNAASEADAVEVGRSVARNNLFKAAIYGNDANWGRILAAVGVTSAEFDPYDIDVDINGVSVSRKGQPDQPRELVDLTPREVAIKISLNAGPYSATIYTNDLTHEYVTENSAYSS